One genomic segment of Carassius auratus strain Wakin unplaced genomic scaffold, ASM336829v1 scaf_tig00216618, whole genome shotgun sequence includes these proteins:
- the LOC113098709 gene encoding gastrula zinc finger protein XlCGF49.1-like → MKDPEPFRTKHTEEQSELIEENKEHDKLNKEEDKHVKTGENSLSHSQTKQKDLKKRRDEKSFICTQCGKSLRSKPGLKNHMRIHTGEKLFTCDQCGKSFTESSNFKKHMNIHTGEKLHECDQCGKTFLWSSVLKNHLKIHSKEKPHSCSLCGKSFSQLQSLKVHQKRHAGVREYKCFDCKKTFITAPHLKRHLMIHTGEKPYHCTVCRKSFNQSSNLRVHKRFTVSRSSSDPTLSGLMSFPHQT, encoded by the exons atgaaAGATCCAGAACCCTTTAgaaccaaacacactgaagaacaatCAG AGTTAATTGAAGAAAACAAGGAGCATGACAAACTGAATAAAGAGGAGGACAAACATGTCAAAACTGGAGAAAACTCTTTAAGTCactctcaaaccaaacagaaagatttaaagaagagAAGAGATGAGAAATCTTTCatctgcactcagtgtggaaagagtttgagaAGCAAACCTGGTCTTAAGAatcacatgaggatccacactggagagaaactgttcacatgtgatcagtgcgggaagagtttcacagaATCATCAAACTTTAAGaaacacatgaacatccacactggagagaaactgcatgaatgtgatcagtgtggaaaaacatttttgtggtcCTCAGTACTGAAGAATCACCTGAAAATTCattcaaaggagaaaccacattcatgttctttgtgtggaaagagtttttcacaacTGCAGAGTTTAAAAGTACATCAGAAGAGACACGCTGGTGTGAGAGAATATAAATGCTTTGATTGTAAGAAGACTTTTATTACAGCTCCACATTTGAAGCGGCACctgatgatccacactggagagaaaccgtatcactgcactgtaTGCAGGAAGAGTTTCAATCAATCATCTAATCTACGCGTTCACAAAAGATTCACAGTCagtagatcatcttcagatccaACACTTTCAGGTCTGATGTCTTTTCCTCACCAAACGTGA